AGGCGAGCGTCGGTGAGTACCTCGACGCGCAGATCGAGCTGACACGTCGCGCGGCCCTCTGGCAGCAGTCGCAAGAAGCCAGCTTCCCGGAGCTGTGGGGTACGGGGGAAGTCCGCCACGACGATTGACGTGCTCATCGCACGGCGGGGTCGTCGAACCTCACCCACGCGAGGGCGGTGAGCGGAACGAGGCGATGTCCTGTCACGACGTCGTTCCGCCTCGGGGCTCCGCGATCATGCAGCGCGAGGTCGAGGTGATCGGCCCCCGCTCGGTCGATCGTGCCCGTCAGCGCCCGCCCGTGAACGAGGCCGATGGCGACCCCGACTCGTCGGCGCACGAGGTCGCGGAGCATGAAGCCGAACGTCATGCGATCGGACAGGTTCGTCGGTCGCGGTGCGGGTCGTGCGCTGCGAAGAACCTCGACGTGCGGCATCCCGACGGACAGGATCGATGCGAAGGGGATCAGCACAGCATCCCGGCCGCCCTCGTCCGCCTGCAGGGCGACCCAGTCCGCACCCACCCCCGTGACGCGGCACCGCAGGACGCTGCGGTCGGAGAGCTCGATCGAGATGGGGACCGCCGCGGCCTCCGTGCTCGCGAGGACGGTGAAGCGTTCGCGCAAAGTGACGCGTGAGAGCCGCAGCCGCTCGGCTTCGGTGTCGAGCGCGGCTCTCTCGGCCTCCCACTCGGAGGCCAACTGGTCTTCGAGATCGTCGAAGAATCGGTCCCAGCGCACTCGGGCAGGCTAAGGCACAGGTGATCCTTGGGGCGGACTTATCCACAGGATGCCGGACCCTCCGCAGCCGCCGAACGCACTGTGCTGTACTTCTCCCGAATCACCTTCCGGAGAGAGGCACGCATGGCAACGTCGCGACCGAATCCCGCTGGCGCTGCGCCCTCACCGCTCAGCGCGATCGATACGATCGGCTACTTCGCACCGCAGCGAACCCCCGCGATGCACCTGCCCGACCCCGAGCCGCTCCTGCGCAATCTCACGCGCGGTGTCCTCGAAGTCTTCGGCGGCGTGCGAGAGGTGGATCAGCTCGCACGTTGGCTCACCGAAGACGCCTACCGACGGCTTCTTACTCGCGCCAACCTCGCCGCGAGAGCGCGCTCGGCTCGCGGTCTCCCCGTCAAACGCCCCGTCCATCGGATCCTGTCGGTGCACCAGCAGTCACCAGACGACGGCGTCGTCGAGTCCGTCGTGATCGTCCAGGGTCCCGCGCGGACCCGTGCCGTGGCACTCCGATTAGAGGGGGTCGACGGACGCTGGCGCGCGACGTCGCTCGCCCTCCTCTGAGCGCGAACTCGTCGCGCCGACACGACCTACTGGCGGTACGACGCCAGGAAGTTCCCGAGCCGCTCGACGGCTTCCGTGAGGACACGCGCCTCGGGCAGCGTCACGATGCGCAGATGATCCGGAGTCGGCCAGTTGAAGCCGGTTCCCTGGACGAGCAGCACGTGCTCCGCGACGAGGAAGTCGTAGACGAGCTTCGCATCGTCGTGGATGTCGTGCACCTCGGGGTCGAGCCGCGGGAAGGCGTAGAGCGCCCCGGAGGGCTTGACGCACGAGACACCGGGAATCGACTCGAGCGTCTCCCACGCGGCATCCCGCTGCTCGAGGAGTCGTCCGGCGGGACCGATGAGCATGTCGATCGACTGCACGCCCGACAGCGCGGCCTGCACGGCGTGCTGCGCGGGGACGTTCGGGCACAGCCGCGTCGATGCGAGCAGCGTGATCCCCTCGATGAAGCCTCGCGCATGGCCCGTCGGTCCCGTGATGACGAGCCACCCTGAGCGGTATCCCGCCACACGGTACGTCTTCGAGAGGCCGTTGAACGTGAGCACGAGCAGGTCGGGTGCGACGGAGGCCATCGGGATGTGCACGGCGTCGTCGAAGAGGATGCGGTCGTAGATCTCGTCAGCGAGCACGAGCAGCGAATGCTCGCGCGCGATGTCGGCGATCCCCTCGAGGATCTCGCGCGAGTACACCGCGCCCGTCGGATTGTTGGGGTTGATCACGACGATCGCCTTGGTGCGCGGCGTGATCTTGGCCCGGATGTCGTCGAGATCGGGCTGCCAGCCGTCGGCCTCGCTCGCCACGTAGTGCACGGGAGTCCCGCCGCCGAGGCTGGTCATGGCGGTCCACAGGGGATAGTCGGGAGCCGGGATGAGCACCTCGTCACCCTCGTCGAGCAATGCCTGCATGACCATCGTGATGAGTTCGGAGACCCCGTTCCCGAGATACACGTCGTCGGGCCCGAACGAAGGGAACGTGGGGTCCTGCTCGTACCGGTAGACGACGGCGCGTCGGGCCGACATGATGCCCTTGCTGTCGCTGTAGCCGTGCGCGTGCGGAATCGAGTCGATCATGTCGCGCACAATCTGGAAGGGCGCCTCGAAGCCGAAGATCGCGGGGTTGCCGGTGTTCAGCTTGAGGATCGTGTGCCCCTCGGCCTCGAGCCGATCGGCGGCGACGAGAGCCTGCCCGCGGATCTCGTAGAGGACATCCTTGAGCTTGCCGGACTGATCGAGGGGGCGGAGCGGACTCATCGGATCAGGATATCGACAGGATGCCGAGGCCAATCGCCATGCGGTGG
This genomic stretch from Microbacterium sp. SLBN-146 harbors:
- a CDS encoding Rv3235 family protein is translated as MATSRPNPAGAAPSPLSAIDTIGYFAPQRTPAMHLPDPEPLLRNLTRGVLEVFGGVREVDQLARWLTEDAYRRLLTRANLAARARSARGLPVKRPVHRILSVHQQSPDDGVVESVVIVQGPARTRAVALRLEGVDGRWRATSLALL
- a CDS encoding pyridoxal phosphate-dependent aminotransferase, which produces MSPLRPLDQSGKLKDVLYEIRGQALVAADRLEAEGHTILKLNTGNPAIFGFEAPFQIVRDMIDSIPHAHGYSDSKGIMSARRAVVYRYEQDPTFPSFGPDDVYLGNGVSELITMVMQALLDEGDEVLIPAPDYPLWTAMTSLGGGTPVHYVASEADGWQPDLDDIRAKITPRTKAIVVINPNNPTGAVYSREILEGIADIAREHSLLVLADEIYDRILFDDAVHIPMASVAPDLLVLTFNGLSKTYRVAGYRSGWLVITGPTGHARGFIEGITLLASTRLCPNVPAQHAVQAALSGVQSIDMLIGPAGRLLEQRDAAWETLESIPGVSCVKPSGALYAFPRLDPEVHDIHDDAKLVYDFLVAEHVLLVQGTGFNWPTPDHLRIVTLPEARVLTEAVERLGNFLASYRQ